The window CGCTGCGTGCGCAGGTGGTACTGGTTCGTCAGCGTCGCGCCGCACCGCTGGCGGTGCTGCACGACGACGAGCCCGGCCTTCTCCAGCGCGCGCATAGCGCGATCGACCGCATCGGTGCTGCGCCCCAGCCGACGCGCGAGCGTGCCCCGCGAGGGCATCCGCACGCCGGAGCTGTTGCCGTACCGGAGCAGCAGGCAGTACAGCCGGAATGGGCCGTCGGGGACGTCCGCCTCGATGACCCACTCGGGCACGAGGGCGAAGAACTGGTCCTCGACGACGAGGACGTTCTCCTCCCCCGGCGGTCGTTCAGCCGGTGGATGCGGCGGGAGGTTCTGGGCAGGGGTCATCGGTCCTCCGAGCAGGCATTCGCGGGCTCGCCGAGGGCGCTGCAGAGATCAACCGAAGACACGTCTCGCGCTCACGTGGCGCCAACATCTGCTTGAGACGGGCCAGCACGGAGTGAGACGGGGCGGGACCAGCGCGCGGCGGCGTGAGACGAAGTGCCTGCTCAGAGACCTGGAGCGACGAGCGGAGACTCAGCGGAACGAAGGGTGTTCTCCTTCTAATCCGATGGTCGCTGGTTCGAATCCAGCCGGGGGCGCCGACTGCTTGTCGCCGCTTCCAGGTCTCTGAGCTGGGAAGTTGTCGCCGCGGCGATGGATCGTGGTGGAGCACGCGCAGGTGCGGACGGCTCGGAGCTGTGCCGGGCGCTCACGTCGTCGTCGTGGTCCACAGGTCCGACACCGGTGACGACGGGGATCCGACGTCCTCGGGTGGCACATCCCAGCGCTGCCACCAGCGGGACATCGCGCCGGGCTCGGACGCCCCGGCACCTGTGGGCATCGCTGTCAGGCCAACGCCGTGCCGGCTCGTGGAAGCGGACTCCCGGGGACTCGGTGGTCCTCGCTGGAGATCCGCTTCCTCCTCAGGTGAGGACCTGGTAGCCGGCCGACGGGGTGGTGCGCGCTGCGGTGCGCAGCAGCTCCGGGGGGAAGCGGTCGACGGGGACGGGCGGGGAGAAGAGGTAGCCCTGCACGCTGTCGCAGCCCAGTCCCGCCAGCACCGCGAGCTCGTCGCGGTGCTCGACGCCTTCGGCGACGACGTGCATCCCCAGTCGGTGGCCCATGTCCACGATGGTGGCCACCAGCGCGTCGTCAGCCGGCTCGCCCGGACCGCGGGGGTAGAGCCCGAGCACGAACGACCGGTCGATCTTGAGCTCGTCGACGGGGAGCTGGCGCAGGTAGGACAGCGAGGAGTACCCCGTCCCGAAGTCGTCGATCGAGGTGCGGACCCCGGTCGCCCTCAGAGCGGCCAGCACCTGCGCTGCTGCGACCGGATCGGCCACCAGGGTGTCCTCGGTGATCTCCAGGCACAGCAGGTCCGCCGGGACGCCCTGGCGGACCAGCATGTCAGCGACGTCGAAGGCGAAGGACGGACGCATCAGGCAGTGCGCGGTGATGTTCACCGAGACCGGCACCCGGTAGCCGCGGCGCAGCCAGGACCGGCAGACGAAGAGCGCCTCGGTGAGCACCTTGGCCGTGAACGGCGCGGACAGCTCCGCGCCGGTGGCCATCGCGAGGAACTCCGACGGCGCCAGCAGTCCGCGCACGGGGTGGTTCCACCGGGCCAGAGCCTCCACCCCCAGCAGCTGGCCGTCGGCGATGGCGACCTTGGGCTGCAGGTGCACCACGATCTGGTCGTCGTCGTCCAAGGCGCGGCGGAAGTCGGTCAGCATCGCCAGGTGGCAGGCGGTGTGGGAGTCGGTGGAGGCTTCGTACAGCGCCGTGCCCGACCCGGAGCGCTTGGCGGTGTACATGGCCACATCAGCTTCACGCAGCAGCTCATCGGCGACGCGAGCCCGCTGGGCCGGACTGAGGTCTCGGCCGGCACCGGTGGGCAGGGCGGGGCGGTGGGCGATGCCGATGCTGACACCGATGCTGACCGTGATGGTGTTGGGGAGCGTGCTGGCGACGGTGTTCGCGATCGAGCTGTGCGGAGCAAACACCGCATCTGCTGAGCTGCCGGGTGAGTCACCCCGTTCCGGGTTCTGCAGCGAGGTGATCCGCGCGATGGTCGTCCGGAGGCGCTGGGCGACGGCCAGGGCCTCCTGGACGTCCAGGCCGGGCAGGAGCACCGCGAACTCGTCCCCGCCCAGGCGCACCAGCAGCCCGGGCCGCTCGACCCCGGTGGCGGCCCGGGCGGAGACCGCGCGCAGCAGCTCGTCGCCGGCGGAGTGGCCCAGGGTGTCGTTGACCTCCTTGAAGCGGTCGAGGTCCAGTGCCAGGACGGCCACCTGGGTGCCCCCGGCCAGGGCGGAGTCCATGGCCTGAGCCAGGTGGGCGCGGTTGGCCAGGCCGGTGAGGTCGTCGTGCAGCGTCTGGTGGCGCAGCTGCTCCACCAGGTCGGCCTGGACGGCGCGGGCGCGCTCCGCCAGCGTCCAGGCGGTCAGCGACCCGGTGCAGGCTGCGGCGAAGAAGGCGGCGTGCACCCCGGCGAAGCGCCAGGGGTGGAGCATGTGCTCGTGGTTGTGCCCGTACACGTGCTGGGGCCAGAGGGTCCCCACCAGGCCGTGCTCGAGCAGCACCCAGGCGATGGCCACGCTGAAGGGCGCCCAGGCCTCGTACAGAGCGACGACGGGGACCATGACGAAGAAGTGGAAGTGGGCCTCGATGTACCCCCCGGAGACCGAGACCAGGTAGGACGAGCAGGCCATGAGCCCGGCGGCGGCGGCGCAGGAGGCCAGCGCTCGATGCACGCGCAGGCGGCCCCGGGTGAGCTGCTCTGCGGTGGCGAGCAGGTACAGCCCGGCGGGGACTGCCAGTGGCAGGGAGCTCAGCAGCGGGGTGTGCCGGTAGAGGGTCCAGCCCGCGAGCAGGGGCAGGTGGGCGAGCAGGACGGTGGTGACCCAGCGGTGGCGGGTGCGCCAGACGTCCTCAGGTAGCGACAGCAGACCGGGGAGCCTCCAGGACTGCAGGCCGGTGCTCCGGCGGGTGCGTGACACGCCCGATCATCGACGGGCGTGCACCGGCACTTGAGTCCCGCCTCGAGGGCTGCTCCCCGACCGCCCGACCGCCCGACCGCCCGCCCCGGAGCGCTCGTCAGCGCGTTCGCGCTGACGATCGCCGTCCACTCCGTCCAGCGAGACGCTGACCCGCGCCGCACACCGATGGCCTCACCGGTGGCCGTCTCTCGCACACCAGCCTCAGCGCGCGACGGGGCCGCTCCGGTCCCGGCAGTGGGCGTTCGCGCGCCGCCTCGTGCACCTCCGCCGCGGACGGCCCAGAGCGTCGCGCGACGATCAGTCAGCTCGGGGGGCGGTGAGCCGTGCGGGCAGCACGTCGACGAGGTGGTCGATGAAGTCCTCCAGGGGCTGGTCGCCGGAGTCCATCCACCGGAGGATGACGTGGGCCGCGCCGGCGCTGACGAACTGCGTGACCACCTCCCGGGCGTCGTCGTCCAGGTCCTCGAACTCGGTGTCGACCGACGGCCTGGTGAAGGCGGCGAACTGCGCGATCAGGCGTTCCAGGACGGCGGACCGAGAACCCACGCCGATCGCGTACGCCAGGACGTCTCGAGATCGCCCCAGCGCCTCGATGGTGTGGGCGAGGCCCGTCCGGCTGATGCTGCGCCGGTCGCCGCGGTGAGCGCTCCGCTGCTCGACGTCGAGCTGGGAGACGACGGCGAAGGGCTCCGTGATCGCATGGACAGCGAGGTCGTCGACGGTCGCGAAGTGGGTGTAGTAGGTGCTGCGCGCCACTCCGGCGGCTTCACACAGCCAGGTCACGCTGGGGCGGGGCAGCTGTTCCGCGGCGGCACGCCGGTATGCGGCGACCAGCCGACGTCGCGTCTCCTGCACCTGTGCGTCGTCGGCTGAGCGGAGGTCGAGGCGCCGGGCCTCCTGTGGTCCGTCCGTGTGACCCACCCCCTGTAGACACTGTCCATTCTCGGCGTACAGTCCCGCCTGCAGCCTCATCCGGCATCTTGCCGGGCGACGCCGCTCACCCGGTCACGGCGCGGCGTCCTCGCGAACGTCCGGTGCGGTGCGAGCGCGTCCAGTGTCGAACGCGGAAGGACGAGGGATGAACGCCTGGGTGCCCCACGAGGTCCACCCTCCGCTGGAGGTGGCGGAGGTTCCTGGCCCCGCTCCCGGCTCCGGCCACCTCGAGGACCCGCAGCCGTGGAGACGCCGATGACGGCACCAGCCCTGCGGACGGCCGAGGGCCGCGCCGCCCTCGACGCCGTGGCAGCGCCTCCCCTGCACCGGGCCGGCGGCCCCGAGAGCATCCGCCACCCCGAACTCGTCTGACCGGATCACACACAGGAGGAACCACATGGCACGACTCGACGGCAAGGTCGCGATCATCACGGGCGCGGCCAGCGGCATGGGACTCGCTGGGGCACGGCTGTTCGCCGCAGAGGGCGCCGTCGTCGTCATGACCGACGTCGCCGAAGACGCCCTGCGCCGCGAGGCCGCGGCGATCACGGCCGAGACCGGCGCGACCGTCACGGCACGGACCCTGGACGTCACCTCCCCGCAGTCGTGGGCCGACGTGGTCTCAGGGACGGTCGCTGAGCACGGGCGCGTCGACGTCCTGGTCAACAACGCCGGGATCCACATCGCCAAGGGCGTCCTGGAAGCAGAGCTGGAGGACTGGAACACCGTGATGGCGGTCAACACCACCGGTGTCTGGCTGGGGATGAAGTCCGTCATCCCGCACATGCAGGCCCAGGGCGGGGGCTCCATCGTCAACGTCTCCTCGATCGCCGCGATCATCGGCGGGGAGGCGGACGCCGGGGGCGCGGCCTACTCAGCGTCC of the Quadrisphaera sp. RL12-1S genome contains:
- a CDS encoding putative bifunctional diguanylate cyclase/phosphodiesterase; protein product: MSRTRRSTGLQSWRLPGLLSLPEDVWRTRHRWVTTVLLAHLPLLAGWTLYRHTPLLSSLPLAVPAGLYLLATAEQLTRGRLRVHRALASCAAAAGLMACSSYLVSVSGGYIEAHFHFFVMVPVVALYEAWAPFSVAIAWVLLEHGLVGTLWPQHVYGHNHEHMLHPWRFAGVHAAFFAAACTGSLTAWTLAERARAVQADLVEQLRHQTLHDDLTGLANRAHLAQAMDSALAGGTQVAVLALDLDRFKEVNDTLGHSAGDELLRAVSARAATGVERPGLLVRLGGDEFAVLLPGLDVQEALAVAQRLRTTIARITSLQNPERGDSPGSSADAVFAPHSSIANTVASTLPNTITVSIGVSIGIAHRPALPTGAGRDLSPAQRARVADELLREADVAMYTAKRSGSGTALYEASTDSHTACHLAMLTDFRRALDDDDQIVVHLQPKVAIADGQLLGVEALARWNHPVRGLLAPSEFLAMATGAELSAPFTAKVLTEALFVCRSWLRRGYRVPVSVNITAHCLMRPSFAFDVADMLVRQGVPADLLCLEITEDTLVADPVAAAQVLAALRATGVRTSIDDFGTGYSSLSYLRQLPVDELKIDRSFVLGLYPRGPGEPADDALVATIVDMGHRLGMHVVAEGVEHRDELAVLAGLGCDSVQGYLFSPPVPVDRFPPELLRTAARTTPSAGYQVLT
- a CDS encoding TetR family transcriptional regulator C-terminal domain-containing protein — translated: MARSTYYTHFATVDDLAVHAITEPFAVVSQLDVEQRSAHRGDRRSISRTGLAHTIEALGRSRDVLAYAIGVGSRSAVLERLIAQFAAFTRPSVDTEFEDLDDDAREVVTQFVSAGAAHVILRWMDSGDQPLEDFIDHLVDVLPARLTAPRAD
- a CDS encoding SDR family NAD(P)-dependent oxidoreductase encodes the protein MARLDGKVAIITGAASGMGLAGARLFAAEGAVVVMTDVAEDALRREAAAITAETGATVTARTLDVTSPQSWADVVSGTVAEHGRVDVLVNNAGIHIAKGVLEAELEDWNTVMAVNTTGVWLGMKSVIPHMQAQGGGSIVNVSSIAAIIGGEADAGGAAYSASKGAVRSLTKHAAQWFAKDGVRVNSIHPGSVFTGMAAAAGFTKESMGAQLGGNVPLPPHVGDPEDIGYGMLYLASDEAKYVTGEELVIDGGWTTR